From Glycine max cultivar Williams 82 chromosome 11, Glycine_max_v4.0, whole genome shotgun sequence, the proteins below share one genomic window:
- the LOC102660111 gene encoding uncharacterized protein produces MKLEETLTQFMQVSMSNQKSTKSAIKNLEVQVGRLAMQLAEKSSNSLTTNTEKNLKEECKAVMTRSKMAIQAEGERADQKVEGLKQQLAAQPALDLVDTFVELEEIDEEAKVGEDEKKKGKSKANREKKKKTTPIEGKEVPYPLVPSRKEKERHLARFLDIFKKLEITLPFGEALQQMPFYAKFLKEMLTKKNRYIHSDRIVVEGNCSAVIQRFLPPKHKDPGVVTIPYSIGEVAVDKALMDLGASINLMLLSMCHRLGELEIMPKCMTLQLADRSITRPY; encoded by the exons ATGAAGTTGGAAGAGACTCTCACTCAATTCATGCAAGTGTCGATGTCTAATCAAAAGAGTACAAAGTCTGCTATCAAGAATCTGGAAGTTCAAGTGGGCCGGCTCGCAATGCAATTAGCAGAAAAATCATCCAACAGTCTTACAACAAACACGGAGAAGAATCTGAAAGAAGAGTGTAAGGCTGTGATGACCAGAAGCAAAATGGCAATTCAAGCTGAGGGAGAAAGAGCTGATCAGAAGGTGGAAGGACTCAAACAACAGCTGGCTGCTCAGCCAGCACTGGACCTAGTTGAtacttttgttgaacttgaagaaattgATGAGGAAGCTAAA gttgGCGAGGATGAGAAGAAGAAAGGCAAGAGTAAGGCCaatagagagaagaagaagaaaactacTCCCATTGAAGGCAAGGAGGTGCCTTATCCATTGGTACCTTCCCGAAAAGAGAAAGAGCGTCATTTGGCCAGATTTCTTGACATTTTTAAGAAGCTGGAAATTACTTTGCCTTTTGGAGAAGCTCTCCAACAAATGCCATtctatgccaaattcttgaaggagatGCTAACAAAGAAGAACCGGTACATTCATAGTGACAGAATtgtagtggaaggaaattgtagtgcgGTCATTCAACGcttccttccacccaagcacaaGGATCCTGGAGTTGTCACAATACCGTATTCAATTGGTGAGGTAGCTGTGGATAAAGCTCTCATggacttgggagctagtatcaactTAATGCTTCTTTCCATGTGCCATCGACTTGGGGAGTTAGAGATAATGCCCAAATGCATGACCTTACAGTTAGCAGATCGCTCCATTACAAGGCCGTATTGA